CCGCCACGGCAAGTCACGCTGGTTCTCACCGTACCAGTCGAGCAGGGTGCGGCGGAACGCGTCGATCTGCCTGGCGTCCAAGGGAAATTCCGATTTCGCGTCCATGGTCAGGCGCCTTACTGTCAGTGCCGGCGGGATTGCCCCGGCAGGCTGTATTCTCCGTGGGTGATCCGGGTCCGGTTGTAGTCTTCCGTCTCTCGTGGATCGAACCGGTTCGGCGAGAAATCCCCGATATCGATTTCGGGCCGCCCGTCCGCGACGCATCCTGCCAGCAATGCGCCGGCCGCCGGGTTGTAGGCGAAGCCACCTGAATGAAAGGCGACGCCCACGTACAGTCCCGGAAAGCGCTCCACGGGTCCGAGCACCGGTTCGCCGTCCGCGGAGAAGGACAGCAGGCCCGCCTTCTCGATTTCCCAGCCGGTATGGCCGGCATGGTTGGCGCGGTCCGCCTGACCCGTCCGGCCCGCACGGCCCGCCCCGGGAACGAGCGGGAGCAGGTTTTCCCGCGCGGCCTCGTCAAGCCCGGGCGGCGGGGTTATCGTCGACATCAGGAATTCGCGGCCGGGCACGCGAAAGTCCGGCGCCTCGGGGTTCTCGATGCCCGCAAGCAAGCGCTGCCCGTAATGCGGCCGGAGGTATCCCCCGTAGGGATTGGCGTTGACCGCCGGGATCCGGACCGGGGCGGGCAGTGGCGCCGTGACGTAACGCTGGTGCACGAAGGACTTGAGGGGCAGCTGCAACCCGATGGTTTCCAGTACCTTCAGGGTCCATACGTGAACGGTACTCACCACGGCATCGGCTTCGATGCGCCTTCCATCGGCGACGACGCCCGCCATGCGTTCCCCATCCACGATGAAGTCGGAGACCATGCATCCTTCCCTGATCTCCACGCCCAGGGCGCGGCAACCGTCCGCCAGGGCCGGGAGGTAGTGATCCGGCTCGCTGTAGCCGCCCAGGGGATCGAATAGCCCGACCGGCTCACCGGTCAGCGCCAGGTCCGGCCAGGCCGCGGCCATCTCGGTCCGGTCCATGATGGTGTATTCCACACCGAGGCGGTCGTACAGGGGCAACAGCCGTTCCCTTTCCGGCCAGCTCGCCGCGTCGAACAGGTTCAGGCACCCCACATCCTGGTACCGGTAGCCATCCAGTTCCCCGGACAGTTCCCTGAAACGGGTCAGGCTGATCTTGCGGGCCAGGATGCCGGTTTCCGACCAAAGCAGTCCCGTAATGATCCCGGCGGCCCGGCTGCTGGCGCCGTCCCCCACGTGTCCCTTTTCGACGACCGTGATGCTTCCATACGACTTGCGGGCGAGATGATAGGCCGTGCTTAGGCCGGTCACCCCTGCGCCCACGATGACAGCGTGTCTCGACATCGGTCAGTCCTCCAGCGCCGATTTGATGCTCTTTCCGGATATGGAAAAATGGGAAGCGTGCCAGGTCACTTTCCCGTCCCGGAGCAGCAGCAGCTGCGGCGACTCGTGCCTGATACCCAGGCGGGATTCGATCTCATTGGAGAGATCCCGGTTCTCGATGACCATGACCTGGGTGAACAGCGGCGTGGACGGGTCCGTGTCCATGTCCTCGTCCACGTCCGCGAAATCATCCGCGAAATCGTGGTATTGATCGGCGGCCCGTGCGCTCACCGGGCACACCGTACTGTGCTTGTAGACAAAAACGGGACGTTCCGACGACGAGGCGATGACCTCGTCCAGCGCCGAGAGTCCGGTCAGGCGTACGACACGGTCAGACATGTAGGTCCTCCTTGTAACCATGGGGTCCTGCATGGATCAGGACACTTCCTCTACAGCCGCGGCCGCCTTGCGCACCTGGGTAGCCGCCCTTCGGAATTCGCGGTCCCGCGGCAGCATCAGGGCTAGCGCCACGGCGGCCAGCGGGATCAATGCCAGTACTTCAAGCGTCGCCACTACGCCGACGCGGTCCGCGATACCGCCGAAGACGATCAGCGCGCCACCCGCCGCGCCCCAGCTGAAGCCCATGGGAAAGCTGGAAGCCGTTCCCGCACTGTCCGGGACGAGCTCCTGGGCCATGGCGACGGAAACGGAATTGGACGCCATGTTCATGAATCCGGCCAGGAACAGCCAGACGGGAAGCAGCGGTCCGGTATCGTAGAGCGAAGCGAACAGGAAGGGGGTGGAGAGCAGGATCGAGGACCAGATAACGCGGCTCCGTCCCAACCGGTCCGAAAGCCAGCCGCCGACGAACCCGCCGATCACCGCGCCGCCCTGGAAGACGAAGAGCAGGTCGCCCCCCTGCTGCAGGGTAAGGCCCCGGTCCTTGAGCAGCAACACGAAAAAGGTGGCGAAACCGACCCCGGAGATGGTCCGGATGATGCCCACTACCGTAAGATTGACCATGGGCCACAGATTCGGCCGGAATGAAGCGCCCACATCGGCCAGGCGGGTTATCTTGCGGTCTTCGTTGCGGATGGGGATGACCCGGGCCATGGCCAATACGGCGATTACCGTGGGAACCGCGAGCCAGACCAGGCTTTCGAGACCGAAACGCTCCACGATGCGGGGTACGACAAAGGGGCTTGCCGCCAGCCCGGCGGTCCCGCCGACGATGAAAAGCGACACGCCGTAACCGCGTCTCGAACCGCTGACGTCTCCGGCCATGGACACGCTCTGCGGGTGGAAACTGGCGGTGCCGAACCCGCCCAGGATGATAAACAGCAGCAGCACGAGAAAAGAGGGCGCCAGTCCCACGGCGGACATGAAGACGGCGCAGAACACCGGTCCGAGGATGATGAAATAGCGTTTCTCCATCCGGTCCCCCAGGATGCCCATCAGGGGTTGGACCAGGGAGGAGGTCATGGCAGGCAGACCGGCGAGCAGGCCGGCCTGCGTAAGGGAGAGCTGCAGCCTCGTAACGAGCGCGGGAAGAATCGGCGTCAGCAGGGAGGAAAAGAGGTCCACCAGGAAGTGAACCACGGTCAGCAGCACGAGCTTGGCGCGCTGCATGTCGGACTTCATGGATTGAGCCTTCCATGGAGCATGTACAGGCGCTTCAGTTCCTCGATGGGATCGGCATGGTCGTCGACCCGAAGGTCCACGAGGAAGTCGGAGGTGCCGCCGCAACCCCCGCCTTCCCTTGCCACGAGCAGGGCGGCCGACTGCATGCCCCGCCGGTCGCCGCCGGCTTCCTGGCCGGCCGTGAGCGTGGCGAGCAGTTTCGCCGTGAAATCCTCCTCGCCGGGTGCCTCGAAGGTTTCCGCCATGGCGGCGACCACCTCTTCACCCGCGAGGATATTGCCCAGGCAGACGTGGCCCGGACCGGTTACGTGCCCCGCCCACTCCTGGCATTCCTCCCCCGTGAAGGCCGCCGCCGTGCCGTCGAGATCCACCACGCCGACCTGGCGGGACTGCCGGCCGGCATCCGATTCGATCAGGCGTTCGAGGGTGTCGATGGCGCCGACGTCCTGTTCGAGCAGGTCGAGCCCCCTGGGGCCGAAAGACGCGTTGGCCCAGGCCTGCGTCGCGATGGCGCCGGCGTTGAACCGCGCCCAGGGGACCACGGATCCCACGGCGAGGTACTTCGACTGGGTCGCCACGCCGAGATCCCCCGTATCGGGGTCCAGGGCGACGATGGAAAAGGTGGAGAAACAGGGGGCGCGGTTCAACGCTGGATGCTCCGTCGGTCGTCTAGAGCCTTTCTGATCAGTTCGATGGGATGGAAGGCCGTCCTGCCCGTGCCGTCGGCGATCTGGTGCCGGCAGGAGGTCCCCGTCGCGGCGAATTCCGTCCCTTCATCGGCGGCGCGGACAGCGGGGAAGAGCCGGTCTTCCCCGATTTTCATGGACAGGTCGTAGTGCTCCCGTTCATAGCCGAAGCTGCCGGCCATGCCGCAGCACCCGGTGTTCAATGTCGTGACCTCGTACCCGGGCACCAGTTCCAGGGCGGCCACGGTGGAACCCGTACCGGCGATGGCCTTCTGCTGGCAGTGCCCGTGCAGACTGATCGACCGGCCGGTGGTCTGGACCGGAAGCGAAAGGCGGCCGGCCCCATGTTCCCGGGCCAGGAACTCGTCGATCATGAGCATGCTCTCTGCGAGCCGGTCGGCCCTCGGGTCGTCCACGAGGTCGCGGTAGTCGTCCCGGAACGTCATGACGCAGCTGGGTTCACAGCCCACAATGGTCCATCCAAGGTCCACGTACCGGGCAAGCTGGGCGATGTTGTATTCGGCGGCTGCCCGTGCCTGGCGCAGCATGCCCTTCGAGATCAGGGGCCTGCCGCAGCAGGCGCGGGGTTCGGCCAGCACCACGCGGTAGCCGGCGCTCTCCAGGACTTCCACGGCGGCCATGCCGATGTGGGGCTCGCTGTAGTTGACGAAGGTGTCCGGGAAGAAGACGACCGTAGGCCGATCGCGGTCATCGGCGCGTCCGGGACCGCGCTGGTAGAACCACTGTTCGAACGTAACTTCGGCGAACTCCGGAAGGGACCGCCTCCTGTCCACGCCGATCGTCCGTTCCAGGAACCGCTTGTGCCAGGGATGGTTCACGATCCGGTTGCTCAGCGGCGCGAAGGCGGAACCGAGCCGGTTGAGCGATTCGATGCGGCCGAACAGGCGGTTGCGCAGGGGCAGCCCGTGTTTCTCGTAGTAGTGGGCGAGGAACTCGTACTTCATCTTGGCCATGTCGACGTTGGAGGGACACTCGCCCTTGCAGCCCTTGCACTCCAGGCAGAGGTCGAGGGCTTCGTAGACCCGCCGGCTCGTGAATCCTTCCCCGTCCAGCTTGCCTGACAGGGCGGCTCTGAGCACGTTCGCGCGGCCCCGGGTGCTGTGCTCCTCGTCGAGCGTGGCGATATAGGAAGGGCACATGGTCCCCACCAGCTTCTTGCGGCAAGCGCCGACCCCGTTGCAGAGCTCGATGGAGCGCGAGAACCCGCCGTCGCCCGAGAAATCGAAGTAGGTATTGATCTCCTCAGCCTGGTATGCCGCACCGAATCGAAGGTTATCGGTCATCTTCTGGTTCGCGATGATCTTGCCCGGATTCATGATGCCATTCGGGTCGAACACGGCCTTGACCGCCTTGAAGGCCTCGTACAACCGCGGACCGAAAACCTGCTCGTTCCACTCGCTCCGCACGAGCCCGTCGCCGTGTTCGGAACTGACCGCGCCGCCATAGGCAAGGACCAGATCGCGGATCTCTTCGGCGATGGCCCGCATGCGCACGATGCCCTCGGATTCCTTGAGATTGATGAGCGGCCGGATGTGGATCGTGCCCACGCTGGCGTGGGCGTAGTAGGAGGCCACCGTGCCGTGCTTGTGGACGATATCGCGGAAGTCGCGGATGTAGTCCGGAAGCTTCTCCGGCGAGACCGCCGTGTCCTCCACGAAAGTCGCCGGCTTGGTATCCCCCTTCATGCCCATCAGCAACCCGAGTCCCGCCTTCCGGATGGCCCAGGCGTTCGACTGGGCGGCAGGGGTCGTGGCCCGGACGCAGGCGTAGCCCATGTGCTTCTCCCGGAGCAGGGATTCGAGGGCGTCCAGGCGGCCTGCGACCGCTTCGGCCGTTTTCCCGTAGTATTCGACCATGAGGATGGCTTCGGGGTCGCCTTCGATGAAATCCCGCTGGTGGGCGGCCGCGGGGGAGGCCTTGGCCAGATCCAGTATGGTCTTGTCGGTGAGTTCCACGGCCGAGGGATCGGTCTTCAGGATCTCGACCGTCGCTTCCATGGATTCGATCAGGTCCGAGAAGTGACAGATACCGAGCGCCTTGTGGGCCGGAAGCGGCACCAGGTTGACGCGCGCCTCGGTCACGGCGGCCAGGGTGCCCTCGGATCCGACGATCATCCTGCAGGGGTCGAAGGGACCTTCTCCGGTGAATTCGTCCAGGTTGTACCCGCCTACGCGCCGCATGATCCGGGGGTACCGGGCCTCGATCTCGTCTCGGTTCTCGTGGGCGATACGGCGGATTTCGCGGTAGATCCGGCCCTCCAGGCCGCCGAGTGCGGCCTTCTCGCCGTATTCGCGGTCGCCGACCGGCTTGAAGACCGTCCGCGTACCGTCGCTCAGGACCACGTCGAGTTCCAGGACGTGGTCGATCGTCTTGCCGTAGATGATGGAATGGGAACCGCAGGAGTTGTTGCCGATCATGCCGCCGACGTTCGCCCGGTTGCTCGGCGAGACGTCCGGGGCGAAGAGCAGTCCCATCGGTTTCAGGTGAGCGTTGAGTTCGTCGAGGACCACGCCGGGCTGGATCCTGGCCCACTGCTCCTCGACGTTGACCTCGAGGATCCGGTTCATGTGCCGGGAGAAGTCGACCTGGATGCTGCGGCCCACCGCCTGGCCGCCCAGGCTGGTGCCCCCGCCGCGTGGCGTGACGGGGATGCCTCTTTCGTAGGCGAAACGGAGGATGCGGGAGACCTGGTCCGCGTGCGCCGGATACGCGACGCCCAGCGGCTCGATTTCGTAGATGCTGGCGTCCGTGCTGTACAGGACCCTGGCCGTTTCGTCGAATCGGAACGCGCAGTCGATCTCTTTCCCGATCTGTTCCTGCCAGGCTGTGTCCATGTACCTTGCCTTTGCGCCGCTCCGGGCGCTGTCAGGTCAGGTCCGTTGTCCGCTCCGGGCGTTGCCGGGTCAGGCCCGCTGCCGAAGATGCGAACGGATCATACGGTTAACGTGACCACTTCCCTCTGGGCGACTTCCTTGATCTCCGTGAAGGAGGCCAGGGCCATCAATTCGTTGGTCTCGGGCGAAAGCCGGGCCTTCAGCGTGTCCGTCGTCCACGGTCCGCCGCCGCTGTACTGGGGCGCGTACCGCAGTACGAGCACGATACGCTTCCGGTCGGTCGGCTTCCATCGGAGGGTACCGTGCGTGAGCAACTCGGAGATGACCACTGCGTCGCCCGCCCTGGGGGTGACGTTGATCGTGCCGGGCGGCGCGTCGTCTTCCAGGTCGCCCCCGTCGAAGACCGAATCGGGGCGTTCGAAATTGCACTTGTGGGACCCGGGCACGACCACGAGTCCGCCGTCGCCGGGGTTCACGTCGGTGAGATAGGTGAATACGACGAAATCATCGCAGTAAATACGTCCGTCCCGGCATTCGTACCGCGTGCTCTGCCAACCGTAGGCCTCGCGCGCGCAATGGAGCGACCCGGGATCGACGACTCCGCCGGGCTGGTTCACGAGCATGGACCCCCGGACGAAACGAGGTTTGCCGGACGTGAACTCCTTTACGATGGGCCAGTAGCTTGGCTGGAAGACCAGCCGCTCCAGTGCCTTGTCGAAGGCGAATCCGTTGTCGTAAATACGTCCGTCCCTGCTTCCGAAGTCGGATGGGAGGTCTTCGGCGGGCGTCTGTATGTAACGCTCCGCGGCGTCAAGCGCCTCGGCGAGCGCTGCTTCTCCAAGGGCGCCTTCCAGGTGGAGAAAACCGGTCAGGTCGAACAGGTACCTCTGCGATTCGGTCATCATGGTGGATTCCGGATTTTGCGTCCTCAACCGACGAGCAACAGACGCAGGTCCATGACATTGGTATGGGTAGGGCCCGTCATGACGAGGTCGCCCAGCGGTTCGAAAAAGTGATAGGCGTCGCTGCGGTCCATGCAGGCGTCGGCGTCCAGTCCCATTTCGGCGGCCCGGACCAGCGTATGCCCGTCCGCCACCGCGCCCGCGGCGTCGGTCGGACCGTCCGTTCCGTCCGTTCCGGCGCTGAACACGACGGTTCGTTTCAGTCCCTCGATACCCGAAACGGTGGCCAGTACGAATTCCTGATTCCGTCCGCCCTTGCCCCCGCCCTTCAGCGTGACCGTGGTCTCACCGCCGGAAATCACGCACGCCGGGCGCCTCACCGGATCGCCATACCCTTCTATCTCCCTGGCCATGGCGGCGTAAATACGGGCGACCTCACGCGTCTCGCCGTCGATCGAACTGGACAGCACGAGCGGGTTGTAGCCTCTCCTCTCCGCCTCGATCCGGGCGGAATCGAGTGCCTGCCGGTTGTTGGCGACCATGACCGTCTGCGTACGACCGAAGACCGGATCACCGGAGTCCGGTGTTTCAGGTACGGTTCCCTTCGACCCCGCATCCAGGTGGCGAATCACCGTGTCGGGCAGTCTATCGCGCAGACCGTACTTTTCTAGAATCGCCCGGCAATCGGCAAAGGTGCTTTCATCGGGCACCGTGGGCCCCGACGCGATGATGTCGAGCGGGTCCCCGATGACGTCCGAAAGGACCAGGCTCACCAGCCGCGCGGGCGAGGCCAACCTGGCCAATTGTCCACCTTTTACCCGCGAGATATGCTTGCGAACCGTATTGGTCTCGTTGATCGTCGCGCCGCATTGCAGCAGTAGTTCCGTGACCGCCTGTTTCTCCTCCAGCGTCACCCCTTCCGCGGGCAACGGCAGGAGCGCGGATCCCCCGCCCGAAAGCAGGCAGAAGACCAGGTCGTCTTCGCCAAGGGACGCCAGTAGCTCGACGATTTGCTCCGTTCCGCCCACGCCCGCCGCGTCGGGTATGGGATGGCCCGCTTCGACCGCCTTCACGCACCGCAGCGGCGTAGCATGGCCGTACTTGACGTTGACCACGCCCCCGGTGAGCCGGTCGCCGAGTAGCGATTCCATGGCGCCGGCCATCACCGAACCCGCTTTGCCGGTACCGACGACGTAGACGTTTTCGAATCGGTCCAGGTCGCAGCATCGGCCACCGATATTCAGCTGGTTTCCTTCACGTACGACATGGCGCCGGATGGCCGCCGCTGGATCTACGGCTTGCAGGGCCGCGTCGAATATGCACCTTGCGTCTTTGCGAAGGGCGGCAGTGGACATGTCCTGTAGTCGTGGAAAGCGTTGCGGGCTCCGGATCATGCAAAACGGGCGCACCGTCCACCGGCCGGCACGCCCATTCGTCAAGCCCGCTGTTCCGTTGTCCTATGACCGGTCCAATTCCTTTGTCGGCGGTGGCTTTCGCGGGGGCGGTTCCTTCTCGTCGATGTCGATGGCGCGCTGGATTTCGGTATTCGCATTGTTCACGACCCGCTTGAACTCCCGAACGCCCTTGCCCAGTCCCCTCGCCAGGGCCGGAATCCGGTCCGCGCCGAACAGGAGAAGGACGATCAGGAAGATCACCATCAGTTCCTGCATGCCGATATCACCGATCATGCCACTAAACTCCCGGAGTGAGCGCAAGAATGACCGCTTGCCCGAACAGACCGTGTTGTACGGCCTTCCGATAGTAAGACCTGATGCGGAAAATGTACAGGACGGGCAGAAACCGGGCAAGCGATTTATGCGGAAGGGCCTCGACGAAGGGCCGCGCGCGAGGGTCTTGCCGGCCCGTCTCCCAGTCATTCCTTGACGGCCGGTCCCGCCCGGATCAGTTTACATGGATTCGGATCGCGGACCGGTTACGCGGTCCGTGGAAATGCGCATAGGAGGGACCGGATGGACAGGCCGATCGTCAACCCGGGCAGGCTGTATTGGACGGGGCAGCACTGGATCAACTACATACGCCCCACGAACACCGGGGAGAACAGCGCCATGGTCAGCCTCTGGCATACGCACTACAGTTCGGCCGGCGAAGGGACCGTGGCCTATGTGCTGATCGAGCATGGATCCTCGTATCGCAGGATCTGTACCGACAATCCGGACCTGGCCGCGTTCATTCGAACCTGGATGAGCGGCCGGGGCGGCATGTACGACATGGAACTGGAGGTGGTGCCGGCCGCTTTCACGCGGTGCGGTA
The window above is part of the Gemmatimonadota bacterium genome. Proteins encoded here:
- a CDS encoding FAD-binding oxidoreductase; translated protein: MSRHAVIVGAGVTGLSTAYHLARKSYGSITVVEKGHVGDGASSRAAGIITGLLWSETGILARKISLTRFRELSGELDGYRYQDVGCLNLFDAASWPERERLLPLYDRLGVEYTIMDRTEMAAAWPDLALTGEPVGLFDPLGGYSEPDHYLPALADGCRALGVEIREGCMVSDFIVDGERMAGVVADGRRIEADAVVSTVHVWTLKVLETIGLQLPLKSFVHQRYVTAPLPAPVRIPAVNANPYGGYLRPHYGQRLLAGIENPEAPDFRVPGREFLMSTITPPPGLDEAARENLLPLVPGAGRAGRTGQADRANHAGHTGWEIEKAGLLSFSADGEPVLGPVERFPGLYVGVAFHSGGFAYNPAAGALLAGCVADGRPEIDIGDFSPNRFDPRETEDYNRTRITHGEYSLPGQSRRH
- the ytxJ gene encoding bacillithiol system redox-active protein YtxJ, giving the protein MSDRVVRLTGLSALDEVIASSSERPVFVYKHSTVCPVSARAADQYHDFADDFADVDEDMDTDPSTPLFTQVMVIENRDLSNEIESRLGIRHESPQLLLLRDGKVTWHASHFSISGKSIKSALED
- a CDS encoding MFS transporter, with the protein product MKSDMQRAKLVLLTVVHFLVDLFSSLLTPILPALVTRLQLSLTQAGLLAGLPAMTSSLVQPLMGILGDRMEKRYFIILGPVFCAVFMSAVGLAPSFLVLLLFIILGGFGTASFHPQSVSMAGDVSGSRRGYGVSLFIVGGTAGLAASPFVVPRIVERFGLESLVWLAVPTVIAVLAMARVIPIRNEDRKITRLADVGASFRPNLWPMVNLTVVGIIRTISGVGFATFFVLLLKDRGLTLQQGGDLLFVFQGGAVIGGFVGGWLSDRLGRSRVIWSSILLSTPFLFASLYDTGPLLPVWLFLAGFMNMASNSVSVAMAQELVPDSAGTASSFPMGFSWGAAGGALIVFGGIADRVGVVATLEVLALIPLAAVALALMLPRDREFRRAATQVRKAAAAVEEVS
- a CDS encoding DUF1028 domain-containing protein, translating into MNRAPCFSTFSIVALDPDTGDLGVATQSKYLAVGSVVPWARFNAGAIATQAWANASFGPRGLDLLEQDVGAIDTLERLIESDAGRQSRQVGVVDLDGTAAAFTGEECQEWAGHVTGPGHVCLGNILAGEEVVAAMAETFEAPGEEDFTAKLLATLTAGQEAGGDRRGMQSAALLVAREGGGCGGTSDFLVDLRVDDHADPIEELKRLYMLHGRLNP
- a CDS encoding anaerobic glycerol-3-phosphate dehydrogenase subunit C → MDTAWQEQIGKEIDCAFRFDETARVLYSTDASIYEIEPLGVAYPAHADQVSRILRFAYERGIPVTPRGGGTSLGGQAVGRSIQVDFSRHMNRILEVNVEEQWARIQPGVVLDELNAHLKPMGLLFAPDVSPSNRANVGGMIGNNSCGSHSIIYGKTIDHVLELDVVLSDGTRTVFKPVGDREYGEKAALGGLEGRIYREIRRIAHENRDEIEARYPRIMRRVGGYNLDEFTGEGPFDPCRMIVGSEGTLAAVTEARVNLVPLPAHKALGICHFSDLIESMEATVEILKTDPSAVELTDKTILDLAKASPAAAHQRDFIEGDPEAILMVEYYGKTAEAVAGRLDALESLLREKHMGYACVRATTPAAQSNAWAIRKAGLGLLMGMKGDTKPATFVEDTAVSPEKLPDYIRDFRDIVHKHGTVASYYAHASVGTIHIRPLINLKESEGIVRMRAIAEEIRDLVLAYGGAVSSEHGDGLVRSEWNEQVFGPRLYEAFKAVKAVFDPNGIMNPGKIIANQKMTDNLRFGAAYQAEEINTYFDFSGDGGFSRSIELCNGVGACRKKLVGTMCPSYIATLDEEHSTRGRANVLRAALSGKLDGEGFTSRRVYEALDLCLECKGCKGECPSNVDMAKMKYEFLAHYYEKHGLPLRNRLFGRIESLNRLGSAFAPLSNRIVNHPWHKRFLERTIGVDRRRSLPEFAEVTFEQWFYQRGPGRADDRDRPTVVFFPDTFVNYSEPHIGMAAVEVLESAGYRVVLAEPRACCGRPLISKGMLRQARAAAEYNIAQLARYVDLGWTIVGCEPSCVMTFRDDYRDLVDDPRADRLAESMLMIDEFLAREHGAGRLSLPVQTTGRSISLHGHCQQKAIAGTGSTVAALELVPGYEVTTLNTGCCGMAGSFGYEREHYDLSMKIGEDRLFPAVRAADEGTEFAATGTSCRHQIADGTGRTAFHPIELIRKALDDRRSIQR
- a CDS encoding phytanoyl-CoA dioxygenase family protein; this encodes MMTESQRYLFDLTGFLHLEGALGEAALAEALDAAERYIQTPAEDLPSDFGSRDGRIYDNGFAFDKALERLVFQPSYWPIVKEFTSGKPRFVRGSMLVNQPGGVVDPGSLHCAREAYGWQSTRYECRDGRIYCDDFVVFTYLTDVNPGDGGLVVVPGSHKCNFERPDSVFDGGDLEDDAPPGTINVTPRAGDAVVISELLTHGTLRWKPTDRKRIVLVLRYAPQYSGGGPWTTDTLKARLSPETNELMALASFTEIKEVAQREVVTLTV
- a CDS encoding glycerate kinase; the encoded protein is MSTAALRKDARCIFDAALQAVDPAAAIRRHVVREGNQLNIGGRCCDLDRFENVYVVGTGKAGSVMAGAMESLLGDRLTGGVVNVKYGHATPLRCVKAVEAGHPIPDAAGVGGTEQIVELLASLGEDDLVFCLLSGGGSALLPLPAEGVTLEEKQAVTELLLQCGATINETNTVRKHISRVKGGQLARLASPARLVSLVLSDVIGDPLDIIASGPTVPDESTFADCRAILEKYGLRDRLPDTVIRHLDAGSKGTVPETPDSGDPVFGRTQTVMVANNRQALDSARIEAERRGYNPLVLSSSIDGETREVARIYAAMAREIEGYGDPVRRPACVISGGETTVTLKGGGKGGRNQEFVLATVSGIEGLKRTVVFSAGTDGTDGPTDAAGAVADGHTLVRAAEMGLDADACMDRSDAYHFFEPLGDLVMTGPTHTNVMDLRLLLVG
- a CDS encoding twin-arginine translocase TatA/TatE family subunit, with amino-acid sequence MIGDIGMQELMVIFLIVLLLFGADRIPALARGLGKGVREFKRVVNNANTEIQRAIDIDEKEPPPRKPPPTKELDRS